The nucleotide sequence ATCCATTTGTGCATAGATAAACATACACAAGATATTGGCGATGATCAGAACTTGCAGCAACTTGTCATGCATCAGTACCCGCATAGTCTGATGAAAACTTGTTTTAGGTGATGCTTGTTCACCATCTTTATCATTAACATCGTTAGATGTATTGCTGAGTAAAGCTTGTTCTTTGTCTAGTCGAGCTTGCTCATTATCTAAAGCGAGTTTTTGATGATGGTTAAAACCCCAGCAAAGTAGGACGAGTAAAAACGCAAACGCCCCAGCAGTTAAATAGAAACTGGATTGCTCTCCCGTTAAGCCCATCCAAACCCCGACCATAGGCCCAATAGCACAACCGACATTGACGGCAAAATATAGCGACTGCATTGCTAATTCTCGCGTCTCTGTTTCATCAATGATGTCGCCAATAAGTGCCGAAACTAGCGGCCGCCAAAGTGCTGTAGCGATTGAACACAAGGTCATCACCACAACATAGCCAGTAACGGTGGTAACTTCGGCTAATAGAGAAAATGAAATAATGTAAAGAACGCCGCTCAAATACATCAGCTTTTTGCGACCAATGCGATCGGATAGCAGACTACCAACAAAGCTTACTAATACAGAAATGATTGCTGCATTGGTGAGGATGAGCCCAATCTCAGTAGCGCTTAGTGCGAATTTTTCATAAAGAATTACGGCCAGAAAAGGCCATACCATGTAGTAACTACCACGGGTAATAAATGAGCCAAATAACAAAATCCACATCAGCCGTGGAAATTGTTTTAAGCGTTTGATAGAAACATCACTTTGCATAAAACGAGAAAGAGAATTTGAATGTAAAAAGTATGGCTAGCTACTTTATACCGCATGCCAAGATTTGGCTAATAATAATTTTTCACCTAAGAAAACTTTACCTTCAAATACCGCGCCCGATTTAACAATACCAACCCCTTTAGGCGTGCCAGTCATGACGATATCGCCATCTTCTAAGGTGGTAAAACTTTGTAATTCAGCAA is from Thalassotalea crassostreae and encodes:
- a CDS encoding MFS transporter codes for the protein MQSDVSIKRLKQFPRLMWILLFGSFITRGSYYMVWPFLAVILYEKFALSATEIGLILTNAAIISVLVSFVGSLLSDRIGRKKLMYLSGVLYIISFSLLAEVTTVTGYVVVMTLCSIATALWRPLVSALIGDIIDETETRELAMQSLYFAVNVGCAIGPMVGVWMGLTGEQSSFYLTAGAFAFLLVLLCWGFNHHQKLALDNEQARLDKEQALLSNTSNDVNDKDGEQASPKTSFHQTMRVLMHDKLLQVLIIANILCMFIYAQMDSSLIQYLTRAEVPKLIELISSMIFANALVIISTQFLLLKLMANMTLIKRIQLSLILLMVSQVWLALNPLDWFWGFISAIIVMSLAEAILFPTMNVHIDRLAPQNLRGAYFGAASFYEIGYAFAPLGGGIILDLFGGFWLFMVAAAMALIVFYLYANLEKMPRPDFDNLKI